One window of Cellulomonas shaoxiangyii genomic DNA carries:
- a CDS encoding urea transporter, giving the protein MTTTHGDPSSARLGPALQGPSLARGLSQIFFQRNTWTGLLILAAFVVADWRMALLVAIGAVASTVAGALLGATDVRDGMQGFCGALVGAAVYVSLGGQGWAYLIALVGGVLCAPVTLAFVRLFGSRPLARFALPATTAPFCLVAGVMHATTAPLQVRSPAVHTTDGAVATFVRSLLTNVSEVVLVSSVWAGALILLGLFVASWKVGLAAVLGSVVGSLCALALGWSQADLGEGLAGYSGVLTAIALSVVFLRSSVASWLYAVLGTAITAVVTLALNDATDAPHYTWPYILTTWALLVVATAVPALRRPEPAGTA; this is encoded by the coding sequence GTGACCACGACCCACGGCGACCCGTCCTCCGCACGGCTCGGCCCCGCCCTCCAGGGCCCGTCGCTCGCGCGGGGGCTGTCGCAGATCTTCTTCCAGCGCAACACCTGGACCGGCCTGCTGATCCTCGCGGCGTTCGTCGTGGCCGACTGGCGCATGGCGCTGCTCGTCGCGATCGGCGCCGTGGCGTCGACCGTCGCCGGTGCCCTGCTGGGCGCCACCGACGTGCGCGACGGGATGCAGGGCTTCTGCGGTGCGCTCGTCGGCGCCGCCGTGTACGTCTCGCTCGGTGGGCAGGGGTGGGCGTACCTCATCGCCCTCGTCGGCGGCGTGCTGTGTGCGCCGGTGACGCTCGCGTTCGTCCGGCTGTTCGGCTCGCGCCCGCTCGCCCGGTTCGCGCTGCCCGCCACGACGGCGCCGTTCTGCCTCGTCGCCGGCGTCATGCACGCCACGACCGCGCCCCTGCAGGTGCGCTCGCCAGCCGTGCACACCACCGACGGGGCCGTGGCGACCTTCGTGCGCTCGCTGCTGACGAACGTGTCGGAGGTCGTGCTCGTCAGCAGCGTGTGGGCGGGCGCGCTGATCCTCCTCGGCCTGTTCGTGGCGTCGTGGAAGGTGGGCCTCGCGGCCGTCCTCGGCAGCGTCGTCGGGAGCCTGTGCGCGCTCGCCCTGGGCTGGTCGCAGGCGGACCTCGGCGAGGGCCTGGCCGGCTACTCGGGCGTGCTGACGGCGATCGCGCTGTCGGTCGTGTTCCTGCGCAGCAGCGTCGCGTCGTGGCTGTACGCCGTCCTGGGCACGGCGATCACGGCCGTCGTGACGCTCGCGCTCAACGACGCGACGGACGCACCGCACTACACCTGGCCCTACATCCTCACGACGTGGGCACTGCTGGTCGTCGCGACGGCGGTCCCGGCCCTGCGGCGACCGGAGCCGGCGGGAACGGCATGA
- a CDS encoding urease accessory protein UreD, translating to MSADVAARPAEQVPPRQDAVGTRPDGGVPADAGAGPPAPYGGHRLQPAYYEPDRVPDQVARYSGTPDTLPVGSPAKVGVLELGYARTVHGTELVHHYQKAPLQIMRPLYYDPLRPDMPYTQLISTGAGILQGDRLRTHLVFGPGSSGHVTTTASTRALRMEHDYAVAQVDVDVGDDAYVEYLPEPLILFRDARLYQRTRAAVAPSGTLLVADTVVAGRLARQERNRYAVLAADLEVRRPDGTPVAVDRVRLVPDDGATGGLAVLHGHDVLATLVVVTPLAPAAELADLLHAELDGTVPGVVLGVSVLPGEAGAWLRVLGATTPPVAHALRLAWQALRLRLTGTPAPVLRRT from the coding sequence GTGAGCGCCGACGTCGCCGCCCGGCCGGCCGAGCAGGTGCCCCCGCGGCAGGACGCGGTGGGCACCCGGCCGGACGGCGGCGTGCCCGCCGACGCGGGCGCGGGACCGCCCGCGCCCTACGGCGGCCACCGGCTCCAGCCCGCGTACTACGAGCCGGACCGGGTGCCGGACCAGGTCGCGCGGTACAGCGGCACGCCGGACACGCTCCCGGTCGGGAGCCCGGCGAAGGTCGGCGTGCTGGAGCTGGGCTACGCCCGGACCGTGCACGGTACCGAGCTCGTGCACCACTACCAGAAGGCGCCGCTGCAGATCATGCGCCCCCTGTACTACGACCCGCTGCGCCCCGACATGCCGTACACGCAGCTGATCTCGACCGGGGCGGGCATCCTGCAGGGCGACCGGCTGCGGACCCACCTGGTGTTCGGTCCCGGGTCGAGCGGCCACGTCACGACCACGGCGTCGACGCGCGCCCTGCGGATGGAGCACGACTACGCGGTGGCGCAGGTCGACGTCGACGTGGGCGACGACGCCTACGTCGAGTACCTGCCCGAGCCGCTCATCCTGTTCCGCGACGCCCGGCTGTACCAGCGCACGCGGGCGGCCGTCGCCCCGTCCGGCACGCTGCTCGTCGCCGACACCGTCGTCGCGGGCCGGCTCGCGCGGCAGGAGCGGAACCGGTACGCCGTCCTGGCCGCGGACCTCGAGGTGCGCCGGCCCGACGGCACCCCCGTGGCGGTCGACCGCGTGCGCCTCGTCCCCGACGACGGGGCGACGGGCGGGCTCGCGGTGCTGCACGGCCACGACGTCCTGGCGACGCTCGTGGTCGTCACGCCGCTGGCGCCCGCGGCCGAGCTCGCGGACCTGCTGCACGCCGAGCTGGACGGGACCGTGCCGGGTGTGGTGCTCGGCGTCAGCGTGCTCCCCGGCGAGGCCGGTGCGTGGCTGCGCGTCCTCGGCGCGACGACCCCGCCGGTCGCGCACGCCCTGCGGCTGGCGTGGCAGGCGCTCCGCCTGCGTCTGACGGGCACGCCGGCCCCCGTGCTGCGCAGGACCTGA
- the ureG gene encoding urease accessory protein UreG, producing MAENVLRVGIGGPVGSGKTALTEALVPRLIAIGRRPAVITNDIYTQEDARHVRRELAGVLDPERVVGVETGACPHTAVRDDPTMNLAAGAELLDRFPDVDTLLYESGGDNLTLTFSPALVDVFIFVLDTSEGEKMPRKRGPGITDSDILVINKIDIAQYVRTNIDVMWSDALRVRDDKPVVLTNSLTGEGVDELQDRILTLWGERTGALVP from the coding sequence ATGGCCGAGAACGTGCTCAGGGTCGGTATCGGCGGACCGGTGGGGTCGGGCAAGACGGCCCTCACCGAGGCGCTCGTGCCGCGGCTGATCGCCATCGGGCGGCGGCCCGCGGTGATCACCAACGACATCTACACGCAGGAGGACGCGCGCCACGTGCGCCGCGAGCTCGCCGGCGTGCTCGACCCGGAGCGGGTCGTCGGGGTCGAGACCGGGGCGTGCCCGCACACCGCGGTGCGGGACGACCCGACGATGAACCTGGCCGCCGGGGCGGAGCTGCTCGACCGCTTCCCCGACGTCGACACGCTGCTGTACGAGTCCGGCGGGGACAACCTGACGCTGACGTTCTCGCCGGCGCTCGTGGACGTGTTCATCTTCGTGCTCGACACGTCCGAGGGCGAGAAGATGCCGCGCAAGCGGGGCCCGGGCATCACGGACTCCGACATCCTCGTCATCAACAAGATCGACATCGCGCAGTACGTGCGCACGAACATCGACGTCATGTGGTCGGACGCGCTGCGGGTGCGCGACGACAAGCCGGTGGTGCTGACCAACTCCCTCACGGGGGAGGGGGTCGACGAGCTCCAGGACCGGATCCTGACGCTGTGGGGCGAGCGCACGGGCGCGCTGGTCCCGTGA
- a CDS encoding urease accessory protein UreF, whose amino-acid sequence MLTDVQQLLVTLQFSDSAFPSGLYTMSHGLEGYSQARLVDRRGVDELLRGMLLHAVGPGDATALARAHEAVTADDWARVREVDRLLYATKLNAETRRASVRSGHQLSDVARVAVGGPELERWAGLLAAKETPGCQPVATAVVYAASGVGTRHAVAADLSAFAVSFLGAALRLRLVDHRDVQVLLHALGPVIAQVTEEAVARDVADMGGCVPMVDAMSAQHERADARLFTS is encoded by the coding sequence GTGCTCACCGACGTGCAGCAGCTGCTCGTCACGCTGCAGTTCTCCGACTCCGCGTTCCCGAGCGGCCTCTACACGATGTCGCACGGGCTCGAGGGGTACAGCCAGGCGCGGCTCGTCGACCGCAGGGGGGTCGACGAGCTGCTCCGGGGCATGCTGCTGCACGCGGTGGGACCGGGGGACGCGACCGCGCTCGCGCGGGCGCACGAGGCCGTCACGGCGGACGACTGGGCGCGGGTGCGCGAGGTGGACCGGCTGCTGTACGCGACCAAGCTCAACGCCGAGACCCGCCGCGCGTCCGTGCGCAGCGGGCACCAGCTCTCGGACGTCGCCCGGGTGGCCGTCGGCGGACCCGAGCTCGAGCGGTGGGCCGGCCTGCTGGCGGCGAAGGAGACGCCGGGGTGCCAGCCGGTCGCCACCGCGGTCGTGTACGCCGCGAGCGGGGTGGGGACGCGGCACGCCGTGGCGGCCGACCTGTCGGCCTTCGCGGTCAGCTTCCTCGGTGCGGCGCTGCGGCTGCGACTCGTCGACCACCGGGACGTGCAGGTGCTCCTGCACGCGCTCGGCCCGGTGATCGCGCAGGTCACGGAGGAGGCCGTCGCACGCGACGTCGCCGACATGGGCGGGTGCGTGCCGATGGTGGACGCCATGTCCGCCCAGCACGAGCGCGCGGATGCGCGCCTGTTCACGAGCTAG
- the ureC gene encoding urease subunit alpha, giving the protein MAIISRRQYTDLFGPTVGDKVQLGDTNLVIEIEKDYNEGFYGDEIVYGGGKTARDGMGADPATTGAQGALDLVITNVIILDPVLGVVKGDIGVKDGRIAGIGKSGNPHLMRGVDPRLVVSSVTEIIAGEHCIATAGALDAHVHYISPQQCETALINGITTLFGGGTGPSDATNGVTTTPGAWYLNRMLEAAEALPVNMGFYGKGNGSRPEPLIEQIKAGAAGLKVHEDFGATPAALSTALSVADEYDIQVAVHTDSLNESGFVEDTISAIDGRTIHTFHTEGAGGGHAPDIMRLAGYPNVLPSSTNPTLPYTVNSVDELLDMVMVCHHLSHDIPEDVAFADSRVRAETISAETVLQDLGVISMMSSDSQAMGRIGESVTRCFQVAHHNKDKRGKLPEDAPGNDNFRVLRYLAKMTINPAITCGVSDYVGTLEPGKIADIAIWPIGSFAAKPRMVLKAGMIAWALMGDPNASLPTPQPVYFRPMFGAFGRAQQSTRVTFMSQAAIDAGVPELLRLDSQVLPVRRTRQLGKAHLLRNDRTPVVTVDPETYKVTVDGEPAHIEPAASLPLTQLFFLT; this is encoded by the coding sequence ATGGCGATCATCTCGCGCAGGCAGTACACGGACCTGTTCGGCCCCACGGTCGGCGACAAGGTCCAGCTCGGCGACACGAACCTGGTCATCGAGATCGAGAAGGACTACAACGAGGGCTTCTACGGCGACGAGATCGTCTACGGCGGCGGGAAGACCGCGCGTGACGGCATGGGCGCCGACCCCGCCACCACGGGCGCCCAGGGCGCCCTGGACCTCGTGATCACGAACGTGATCATCCTCGACCCCGTGCTGGGCGTCGTGAAGGGCGACATCGGCGTGAAGGACGGGCGCATCGCCGGCATCGGCAAGTCCGGCAACCCGCACCTCATGCGCGGCGTCGACCCCCGCCTGGTGGTCAGCAGCGTCACCGAGATCATCGCGGGCGAGCACTGCATCGCCACCGCCGGCGCCCTGGACGCCCACGTCCACTACATCTCGCCCCAGCAGTGCGAGACCGCGCTGATCAACGGCATCACGACGCTGTTCGGCGGCGGCACGGGGCCCAGCGACGCGACCAACGGCGTCACGACGACGCCGGGCGCCTGGTACCTGAACCGGATGCTCGAGGCGGCCGAGGCCCTGCCCGTGAACATGGGCTTCTACGGCAAGGGCAACGGGTCGCGCCCCGAGCCGCTGATCGAGCAGATCAAGGCGGGCGCGGCCGGCCTGAAGGTGCACGAGGACTTCGGTGCCACGCCGGCGGCCCTGAGCACGGCGCTGTCGGTGGCCGACGAGTACGACATCCAGGTCGCGGTCCACACCGACAGCCTCAACGAGTCCGGCTTCGTCGAGGACACGATCTCGGCGATCGACGGCCGCACCATCCACACGTTCCACACCGAGGGGGCCGGCGGCGGGCACGCACCCGACATCATGCGCCTCGCGGGGTACCCGAACGTGCTGCCGTCCTCGACGAACCCGACGCTGCCGTACACGGTCAACTCGGTCGACGAGCTGCTCGACATGGTGATGGTCTGCCACCACCTGTCGCACGACATCCCCGAGGACGTCGCGTTCGCCGACTCGCGCGTGCGTGCCGAGACGATCTCGGCGGAGACCGTGCTGCAGGACCTCGGCGTGATCTCGATGATGTCGTCGGACTCGCAGGCGATGGGCCGCATCGGGGAGTCCGTGACCCGCTGCTTCCAGGTGGCGCACCACAACAAGGACAAGCGGGGGAAGCTGCCCGAGGACGCACCGGGCAACGACAACTTCCGCGTCCTGCGCTACCTGGCGAAGATGACGATCAACCCGGCCATCACGTGCGGCGTCTCCGACTACGTGGGGACGCTCGAGCCCGGCAAGATCGCCGACATCGCGATCTGGCCGATCGGGTCGTTCGCGGCGAAGCCGAGGATGGTGCTCAAGGCCGGCATGATCGCGTGGGCCCTCATGGGCGACCCGAACGCGTCGCTGCCCACGCCGCAGCCGGTGTACTTCCGGCCGATGTTCGGCGCGTTCGGCCGGGCACAGCAGAGCACGCGCGTGACCTTCATGTCGCAGGCGGCGATCGACGCGGGCGTGCCGGAGCTGCTGCGGCTGGACAGCCAGGTCCTGCCCGTGCGGCGCACGCGCCAGCTCGGCAAGGCGCACCTGCTGCGCAACGACCGGACCCCCGTGGTCACCGTCGACCCCGAGACGTACAAGGTCACGGTCGACGGGGAGCCCGCGCACATCGAACCCGCGGCCTCGCTGCCGCTCACGCAGCTCTTCTTCCTCACCTGA
- a CDS encoding urease subunit beta, whose translation MLGSPKYDHTGDEIEINAGLEKVTLTVSNTGDRAVQIGSHFHFYEVNRALLFEREKAYGMHLDIPAGTGVRIEPGDTREVTLSAYGGGRRVWGFNGIVNGGLDTNESRRAAQRRLREHGFQVGTPEGSSGTGTQDEGDH comes from the coding sequence ATGCTAGGCAGCCCGAAGTACGACCACACCGGCGACGAGATCGAGATCAACGCCGGCCTGGAGAAGGTGACGCTCACGGTCAGCAACACCGGGGACCGTGCCGTGCAGATCGGCTCCCACTTCCACTTCTACGAGGTGAACCGCGCCCTGCTGTTCGAGCGGGAGAAGGCGTACGGGATGCACCTCGACATCCCGGCGGGGACCGGGGTGCGCATCGAGCCCGGCGACACGCGCGAGGTCACGCTGAGCGCCTACGGCGGCGGCCGCCGCGTGTGGGGCTTCAACGGGATCGTCAACGGCGGGCTCGACACGAACGAGAGCCGCAGGGCCGCCCAGCGGCGCCTCCGGGAGCACGGCTTCCAGGTCGGCACGCCGGAGGGGTCCTCCGGCACCGGCACCCAGGACGAGGGGGACCACTGA
- a CDS encoding sirohydrochlorin chelatase — translation MTVSGGARAVLVGGHESRNGADLQPLLRDLPGAVVTASGRPLHDVVTTLLAADDAPVAVLPMTWGRDPRLVADSARTLHWLARGPGAGRIALCAPFGTADHLVALLRRAATETAARHPGAAVVVSAPTGGPFDDAELHRVAHLVRTHGAGPDVEVACVAAPADLARAVHRARALGAPEVVVVPAGFATSDPLADALDDATSYGPLVAGPAVARIVRERVAAAEHALQHGDDGVADGLLADHDHGYAHSHAGVPGGGGHPHEHGPGAPHEHGHAHPHAHPHAHHEDGTRTPGLVHSHPA, via the coding sequence ATGACGGTGTCCGGGGGGGCCCGAGCGGTGCTCGTGGGCGGGCACGAGAGCAGGAACGGCGCCGACCTCCAGCCGCTGCTGCGGGACCTGCCAGGCGCGGTGGTGACGGCGTCCGGCCGGCCTCTGCACGACGTCGTGACCACCCTGCTCGCGGCGGACGACGCACCGGTCGCGGTGCTGCCGATGACGTGGGGGCGCGACCCGCGGCTCGTCGCCGACTCGGCACGGACGCTGCACTGGCTCGCCCGCGGACCGGGCGCGGGGCGCATCGCGTTGTGCGCACCGTTCGGCACCGCCGACCACCTCGTCGCGCTGCTGCGCCGGGCTGCGACGGAGACGGCGGCACGCCACCCGGGCGCGGCGGTGGTGGTGTCCGCACCGACCGGCGGCCCGTTCGACGACGCGGAGCTGCACCGGGTGGCGCACCTCGTCCGCACCCACGGGGCCGGGCCGGACGTGGAGGTGGCGTGCGTGGCCGCGCCGGCGGACCTGGCCCGCGCGGTGCACCGGGCCAGGGCGCTCGGGGCACCGGAGGTCGTGGTCGTCCCCGCCGGCTTCGCGACCAGCGACCCGCTGGCCGACGCGCTCGACGACGCGACGTCCTACGGGCCGCTCGTGGCCGGACCGGCGGTGGCCCGCATCGTCCGCGAGCGCGTGGCCGCGGCCGAGCACGCGCTGCAGCACGGCGACGACGGCGTGGCCGACGGCCTGCTCGCCGACCACGACCACGGGTACGCCCACTCCCACGCCGGCGTGCCGGGCGGGGGCGGTCATCCGCACGAGCACGGGCCCGGCGCGCCGCACGAGCACGGGCACGCGCACCCGCACGCGCACCCGCACGCGCACCACGAGGACGGCACCCGTACACCGGGCCTGGTGCACAGCCACCCGGCCTGA
- a CDS encoding urease subunit gamma, whose translation MDLTPREIDKLYVYQVAELARRRRQRGTKLNVSEAQALVTEAILEAARDGRSVAECMELGKHVVSEQDCMPGVRQRVALLQVEATFPDGTKLVSCHDPVAV comes from the coding sequence ATGGATCTGACGCCGCGTGAAATCGACAAGCTGTACGTCTACCAGGTGGCCGAGCTGGCGCGGCGACGCCGCCAGCGCGGGACCAAGCTCAACGTGAGCGAGGCGCAGGCCCTCGTCACCGAGGCCATCCTCGAGGCGGCCCGCGACGGGAGGTCCGTGGCCGAGTGCATGGAGCTCGGCAAGCACGTCGTCTCGGAGCAGGACTGCATGCCGGGCGTCCGGCAGCGGGTCGCCCTGCTGCAGGTGGAGGCGACATTCCCCGACGGGACCAAGCTCGTCTCGTGCCACGACCCCGTGGCCGTCTGA
- a CDS encoding fluoride efflux transporter FluC, which produces MATGASAAHEGPDPARHNGGGAAGSARHGPHLRPSGLSLVFAGGLVGVAAREGLSLAVPDADGVPVVVPLVNLLAAFLLGYLYEALARVSPGTALAGRVKLLVGTGFCGGLSTYSSLATDTATLLVQDRGGTAAAYALGTLVLGAVATLAGIALGSRLHPHEPDRHELRRIEGHATGGRA; this is translated from the coding sequence ATGGCCACAGGAGCGAGCGCCGCGCACGAGGGACCTGACCCCGCGCGCCACAACGGGGGCGGTGCGGCCGGCTCCGCGCGGCACGGCCCCCACCTGCGTCCGAGCGGCCTGTCGCTGGTCTTCGCCGGCGGGCTCGTGGGCGTCGCGGCCCGCGAGGGACTGTCGCTCGCGGTCCCGGACGCGGACGGGGTGCCCGTCGTCGTGCCCCTCGTCAACCTCCTCGCCGCCTTCCTGCTCGGCTACCTGTACGAGGCCCTCGCCCGGGTCAGTCCGGGCACGGCCCTGGCAGGACGCGTGAAGCTGCTGGTGGGGACGGGGTTCTGCGGCGGGCTCAGCACGTACAGCTCGTTGGCCACCGACACGGCGACCCTGCTCGTGCAGGACCGTGGCGGCACGGCCGCCGCCTACGCGCTGGGCACGCTCGTGCTCGGGGCGGTCGCCACCCTCGCCGGCATCGCGCTGGGCAGCCGGCTGCACCCCCACGAGCCCGACCGGCACGAGCTGCGCCGGATCGAGGGTCACGCGACGGGAGGACGGGCATGA
- the crcB gene encoding fluoride efflux transporter CrcB — MNAGEFLLLVVAGGVGATVRYVVDALIRSRTTSAFPWPTAVINLTGSLLLGLLTGLVADRIASDELSAVLGTGFLGGYTTFSTASYETVQLVRERHWGTALAYGVGILVASVALAYLGYRWGDSA, encoded by the coding sequence ATGAACGCCGGCGAGTTCCTGCTGCTGGTCGTCGCCGGTGGCGTCGGCGCCACCGTGCGGTACGTCGTGGACGCCCTCATCCGCTCGCGGACCACGTCGGCGTTCCCCTGGCCGACGGCCGTCATCAACCTCACCGGCTCGCTGCTGCTGGGGCTGCTGACCGGGCTCGTCGCCGACCGGATCGCGTCCGACGAGCTCAGCGCCGTGCTCGGCACCGGATTCCTCGGCGGCTACACCACGTTCAGCACGGCCAGCTACGAGACCGTCCAGCTCGTGCGGGAGCGGCACTGGGGAACCGCGCTCGCGTACGGCGTCGGCATTCTCGTCGCCTCGGTGGCGCTCGCCTATCTCGGATATCGCTGGGGCGACTCGGCATAG
- the zapE gene encoding cell division protein ZapE, with protein MPTPSLTARQPHVPADRLLAELVPPRHFARESFDTYRPDPDHASQAQALARLREVAGTLSRPAGRSGWFGRRRSAQAPAVYLDGGFGVGKTHLLASLAREVGTDEAAFGTFVEYTNLVGALGFGPTVEQLGAKRLVCIDEFELDDPGDTVLMSRLLRELADRGVALAATSNTLPDSLGEGRFAAEDFLREIQALAGRFEVLRIDGEDHRHRAATTHAATVPAARLREVVAARADATTDDLGELLEHLSRVHPSRYGALLDGVGLVALTGVAPVDRQDVALRLVVLVDRLYDRDVPVVVEREGLTDAGLDLFTPEMLSGGYRKKYYRALSRLGALAAEGAALAADRSAA; from the coding sequence GTGCCCACCCCCTCGCTGACCGCGCGGCAGCCGCACGTCCCGGCGGACCGCCTGCTGGCGGAGCTCGTCCCGCCGCGGCACTTCGCGCGCGAGTCGTTCGACACCTACCGGCCGGACCCCGACCACGCGTCGCAGGCGCAGGCCCTGGCCCGGCTCCGCGAGGTCGCCGGCACCCTCTCCCGGCCGGCCGGCCGGTCCGGGTGGTTCGGCCGCCGCCGCAGCGCGCAGGCGCCCGCCGTCTACCTCGACGGCGGCTTCGGCGTCGGCAAGACCCACCTGCTCGCGTCCCTCGCGCGCGAGGTCGGGACCGACGAGGCCGCGTTCGGCACGTTCGTCGAGTACACCAACCTCGTGGGGGCGCTCGGGTTCGGGCCCACGGTCGAGCAGCTCGGCGCGAAGCGCCTCGTCTGCATCGACGAGTTCGAGCTGGACGACCCCGGCGACACGGTCCTCATGTCGCGGCTCCTGCGCGAGCTCGCCGACCGCGGCGTCGCGCTCGCGGCCACGTCCAACACGCTGCCGGACTCCCTCGGCGAGGGCCGGTTCGCGGCGGAGGACTTCCTGCGCGAGATCCAGGCGCTCGCGGGCCGGTTCGAGGTGCTGCGCATCGACGGCGAGGACCACCGCCACCGGGCCGCCACGACCCATGCCGCCACCGTGCCCGCCGCCCGCCTGCGGGAGGTCGTCGCCGCACGTGCGGACGCCACCACCGACGACCTCGGTGAGCTGCTCGAGCACCTCTCGCGCGTGCACCCCAGCCGGTACGGCGCGCTGCTCGACGGCGTCGGGCTGGTCGCCCTCACCGGCGTCGCGCCGGTCGACCGCCAGGACGTCGCGCTGCGGCTGGTCGTGCTGGTCGACCGGCTCTACGACCGCGACGTGCCCGTGGTGGTCGAGCGCGAGGGCCTCACCGACGCCGGGCTCGACCTGTTCACGCCCGAGATGCTGAGCGGCGGGTACCGCAAGAAGTACTACCGCGCGCTGTCGCGGCTCGGCGCGCTGGCGGCCGAGGGCGCCGCGCTCGCGGCGGACCGGTCCGCCGCCTGA
- a CDS encoding nitrite/sulfite reductase: MAPPKRPEGQWAFGEREPLNANERFKLEDDGLNVRHRIETVYAREGFASIPGEDLRGRMRWWGLYTQRKPGIDGGRTATLEPHELDDEYFMLRVRCDGGALSVPQLRAIADVSTAFGRGTADITDRQNIQLHWVRIEDVPEIWRRLEAVGLTTQEACGDTPRVVLGSPVAGVAADEILDGTPAIDEITRRFVGDPAFSNLPRKFKTAVSGSPHHDVAHEINDVSFVGVVHPELGPGFDLWVGGALSTNPRLAVRLGAFVTLEQVPAVWAGVAGIFRDYGYRRLRNRARLKFLVADWGAEVFREVLEREYLGHALPDGPEPPPPPSGRRDHVGVHEQADGLRYVGAAPTVGRVSGPLLAQVADLAAAAGSDRVRLTVEQKLVVLDVAPERVDPLVAGLEAVGLRVRGASTFRRGTMACTGIEYCKLAIVETKARAADLVDELERRMPDFDQPISINVNGCPNSCARIQVADIGLKGVLAPDGSDAYQVHLGGGLGLTSGLGRTLRGLRVPASELPDYVERVTRRFDEQRLDGEHFAEWAHRATEEDLR; encoded by the coding sequence GTGGCCCCTCCGAAGCGGCCCGAGGGCCAGTGGGCGTTCGGCGAGCGCGAGCCGCTCAACGCGAACGAGCGCTTCAAGCTCGAGGACGACGGCCTCAACGTCCGGCACCGCATCGAGACGGTCTACGCCCGCGAGGGCTTCGCCTCGATCCCCGGTGAGGACCTGCGCGGCCGCATGCGCTGGTGGGGCCTGTACACCCAGCGCAAGCCCGGCATCGACGGCGGCCGGACGGCGACGCTTGAGCCGCACGAGCTCGACGACGAGTACTTCATGCTCCGCGTGCGCTGCGACGGCGGCGCGCTGTCGGTGCCGCAGCTGCGGGCGATCGCCGACGTCTCGACCGCGTTCGGGCGGGGCACGGCCGACATCACCGACCGCCAGAACATCCAGCTGCACTGGGTGCGCATCGAGGACGTGCCCGAGATCTGGCGACGCCTCGAGGCCGTCGGCCTGACCACCCAGGAGGCCTGCGGCGACACGCCGCGCGTGGTCCTCGGCTCCCCCGTCGCCGGCGTCGCGGCCGACGAGATCCTCGACGGCACGCCCGCGATCGACGAGATCACGCGCCGCTTCGTCGGCGACCCCGCCTTCTCCAACCTGCCCCGCAAGTTCAAGACGGCGGTGAGCGGCTCGCCGCACCACGACGTCGCGCACGAGATCAACGACGTGTCGTTCGTCGGCGTGGTGCACCCGGAGCTCGGCCCCGGGTTCGACCTGTGGGTCGGCGGTGCGCTGTCCACCAACCCGCGCCTGGCCGTGCGGCTCGGCGCGTTCGTGACGCTCGAGCAGGTCCCGGCGGTGTGGGCGGGCGTCGCGGGGATCTTCCGGGACTACGGCTACCGACGCCTGCGCAACCGCGCCCGCCTGAAGTTCCTGGTCGCCGACTGGGGGGCCGAGGTGTTCCGGGAGGTGCTCGAGCGCGAGTACCTCGGCCACGCCCTGCCCGACGGCCCGGAGCCGCCCCCGCCGCCGTCCGGCCGGCGCGACCACGTCGGCGTGCACGAGCAGGCCGACGGCCTGCGCTACGTCGGTGCGGCGCCGACCGTGGGACGCGTCTCCGGCCCGCTCCTCGCGCAGGTGGCGGACCTCGCGGCCGCGGCGGGCTCCGACCGCGTCCGCCTGACCGTCGAGCAGAAGCTCGTCGTGCTCGACGTGGCGCCCGAGCGCGTCGACCCCCTCGTCGCCGGGCTCGAGGCCGTGGGGCTGCGCGTGCGCGGGGCGTCGACCTTCCGGCGCGGCACGATGGCCTGCACGGGCATCGAGTACTGCAAGCTCGCGATCGTCGAGACGAAGGCCCGCGCCGCGGACCTCGTCGACGAGCTCGAGCGGCGGATGCCCGACTTCGACCAGCCGATCAGCATCAACGTCAACGGCTGCCCCAACTCCTGCGCGCGCATCCAGGTCGCGGACATCGGCCTCAAGGGCGTGCTGGCCCCGGACGGGTCCGACGCGTACCAGGTGCACCTGGGCGGCGGGCTCGGCCTGACGAGCGGGCTCGGCCGGACGCTGCGCGGTCTGCGCGTCCCCGCGTCCGAGCTGCCCGACTACGTCGAGCGCGTCACGCGCCGGTTCGACGAGCAGCGCCTCGACGGCGAGCACTTCGCCGAGTGGGCGCACCGCGCGACCGAGGAGGACCTGCGATGA